tttttcttttcgctGTGTCATCGGCAGGCATTGTGTTCTGAATGTCTAAAAATAGCAAAGTTTCTACctcttccaaaaacaaaatttaaattAGTAGTCCCCAAGGGTATCGATTAGTCATGATACAATCAGAGCACCGGGGGGGGGACTAGTTGGCGGGGTTCGGGAGAATGGTAACCGAGCAAAAGCTCTGGCTTTTTAGGGTGTTACAAACCTTTGGTCATGAAGGAGTTAAGCTACAGCTATATCCTAACTGGATCATTTTTGTGCTTGTTTTCTGTATACTTGATCAGGGCCGGTCGGATCTGCCAATTTTGTTCTCGCCGTTATTCGTTTGCTGAACTGGACAGAATGGTCCAATGGAACTACTGCATTAGGAACGAGGTGCCGATACTTTCTTCTCTATTAAGTAAAGAAATCTGGCTGCTTGTGAGTAGATCGCGCATGTCCACCGCAAGCGGGAGACGCTTTCCGGCAGGCCAAGGAGCTTGGGGGCGGCAAGGAAAGGGGCAGACCCGACGAATCCCCgccatgcatttacaaggggacaaaaaatgatcatttaaagggCGAGCTCAGCAATCATATGTATTCTAGCACAAGATCATTACCATCCGCTGGCTCCAAAGCCCTTTGTAGTGAGAAATATTTCATCACAggctctaccacttctccttTCATGGTTTGTTGGCGTCGCTGCAGTTCGCTGAATTGTTTGTTTGATGCTGGGAACTTCGGAGGAAGGAGAGGAAGGAGAggaggctatatatatatactgctccaaaaattaaagggaacactaagattacacatcctacatctgaatgaatgaactaatcgtatgaccATACTTGCGTCTTTACATAgctgaatgtgctgacaacaaaatcacacaaaaattcttaatggaaatcaaatttatcaacccatgtgCTGGGACAGTTCTACGTAAAGCTAGACAATTAGCCCCTGGGTTATTTGCGGAATCATTTCCCTCTTCGTcatcttgtttttgtttctatcCCGGCTCGCTTTGGTGCCAAACTACGCGGGGCAGAGGTTTCCTATCCCTGTAGGTAGACTCCGCCGTACGAGACGGTGCCGACGTACTACACCGGGAGATGTTTCCATATGGTAACCAAGACTGGGAGAGGGAATGGCTGTGGATAAATTATCAGCCCCCATGAGCTCTACAATGGCTTTTCTCTTTGGGACCAGAACGGGTTTCTTCACATTCACGGAATCCACTTTTCCCTGATGGCTAGCTTGGATTAGTTTTTGTTCTTCGCTCTGACAGGGTCTCTGAAGACTCGTTTTTTTGTCGGTGGAGGTGAGATAGCCTCTGGgtttctgccccccccttgAAGATTTCAGAAGTTCCTCTGTTTGTGGGATCCCTAGAAGATCTTGCCCTCTACCTCTGGCTTCGGCTACGTAGGGATGGAGGGGTCGCCGTATCCCTAATTAGTAGCTGTGGTTCTGTATGTGGGGCCTTGGGTTTGAGCCCCTACTCATTTTGCACTGGGGGGGGTAAAGTTTctcctgtataatatatttgagctaaaaaaagaaaaaagcagccTAGAATATTTGATGTCTGGAGATGTCAAAGATTACCTAACGCCGAGAGgatcaaaatatacaaaatgataTCCACATTGTAATAGGTACTTTACAAGCACATTGGGATAGGTACCGACCGTGTTACTTCTTTCTTTTAGATGAATTTTTGGGGCAATTGCCTGCCCCGGAGAATGTAAAAATTCACTCCTACAACCTAGAGAAGGAGCTGAGGTGGGACCCCGTGCGTGTGCTGGATGATCGGCCCACAACGTACACAGCGCAGTATAAGTAGTAAGTATTTGCCTTACCAGCTTATAACCGTATTTTTGGTGTTtaggggtcacttagaaatgtccttgtttttgaaggaAAAGCGCATTTTGTCcatgaaaataacataaaatggatcagaaatccagcgcactcggggttaatgttgtaaatgactattgtaggtGGAAACGGCTGAATCTCTTCATAAGtctacagagaccctttatcactcccatcactcctgtgtcccaatggccctttatcactcccatcactcctgtgtcccaatggccctttatcgctcccatcactcctgtgttccaatggccctttatcactcccatcactcctgtgttccaatggctctttatcactcccatcactcctgtgttccagtggccctttatcgctcccatcactcctgtgtccccaTGTCACGTTGTGTTCCCTGATCCacgtttaagtttaaaaggctagttgatggttagaaaaccctttttgcaattatgttacagccagaagtgtccttgttttccatgaaaacaactcagtgaccccaaacgctTGAACGGTATTGTATATACATTTGGCCATGAAATTtgcatttctttcaaaaacaaggacatttataAAACGTATATAATCTAGTGACCTGAACTCTGAGAGCTCTTAGGAGTTTTACAATATGGCTACCTGTGTACTGCAAGCGCATGCGCGTAACCAGACAGCCGTCTGTTCAATATCAAAATGCTGAATAGAGAGCTTTGCAAGTGTGCATACAGCCCACCTGGCagccatgtttttttggggggagtggGGGGGTGGATTTAAGATTttaaattttatacatttttctcttATACAGTTTCTAGCACATCTTGTAATTTTTTTGAgagatgtaccgtatttgctcgattataagacgaccccccaaaatctaaatattaacttaggaaaaaaagaaaaagcctgaatataagacgaccccaaaggaaaaaagttttaccagtaaatgttaattcatgtaaactattttttttaataaaagctatgattgagaaaaatatttttttttgtttttatttcttgtattttccaacctgtcccccagttacgcacatctgcccccaggcttgccactccaatatggcactgtggcccatgatatgccttttaaccctctatatgccactgtgccccatggtatgccttttgaccccctatgtgcctccagaaatgccttatacccctatatcccattctgtcatttagggggttaaaatgcatattatggggcagagtggcatatagggaggtataaggcatttcaggaggcagagtggcattaagggagttaaaaggcattgtatagagcactctgcctccagaaatgccttatacccctatatgccactctggcatttagggggttaaaaggcatattatggggcagagtgccatatagggaggtataaggcatttcaggaggcagagtgctctattaaatgcccccttaacgccactccagaaatgccctatgcccccatttaacacacacacacacaccctatacccccatttaactaacacacacacacacactctctctttctctcacccctctcagccctctcttaccggtgcttccagccggggcagcgggttgacgtcgccttccgcggCAGcgggaaggaggtggagttggcagcgggggtttgtatgcgtccgtcgcgtatactttccccggctgtcagagatcagagctctgatctctgacagtcggggaaggtctttgcgacggacgcagacaacccccgctgctagccacacctccttccggctgcagcggacgttgtctacgcggatcgcgtagacgtcaacccgctgccccggcaacacagcaggaagcaccggtaagtgtgtgtatggggggggggggacaggaggatccaggtcccctgcagcggtgcgggggatctggatcttagtctcctaatcagacctctatttgaggtctgattagaagacgaccccgattagaagacgaggggtatttttcagagcatttgctctgaaaaaaaccttgtcttataatcgagcaaatacggtactttaattCCATATGATAACCCTATGTATTTAGGTCTCTCCTAAATATCTGCCACATCCTGGCCTAGGGAGGCTCAGCACAGCCTCTATAGACTGTGcgccatatgatgtcatagcccgcGAGGGTGGTGATCCCGAGCCAGAAACTTCCCTCTCATATTTAATGAGGTTGTGACGTATTCTGAATGTGTTGCTGGTGTATTTTGACCTGAGTAGCGATGTTTCATTGAAGTTTTGCAGATGACGACGATGAGTATACTGACCTGTGTGTCAACGTAACCCAGACACTTTGTGACTTTACTGAAGAAGTAAGAGATACCTGGAAAGTTATATTACGAGTCCAAGCCCAGCAGGGAGATCTGACCTCAAACTGGGTCCAAACGCCTGTGTTTCAAGCAACCAAAAACAGTAAGAAAATAGATTTATGACATCTAGGGCTGCTTTGATGCTTCACTCCAACTTTGCCTATGCATTTCGCAATACAAGGCTGGCTCTCTGTACATGTTTTCTTGAACTATACCTTTAATCCAACATAGACATTTCTATACATTGTAAAGTCTTGAATATGGCTTTAGAACTACAGCCTATATATTAATTTCCCTACAGAGTTCACCGGCtgttaaaatgacagatctttAAGGGATGAGATATTTGGCCTATGCATTGAGCTAGACATGTTAGAAATGTATAGGGTAAATATTGTAGCTGAAAATGACCATAAGTATAGCTTTACCTTTATTAGTGTATAGATTGTACGTAAGGTGTGATTcattctttacattttgcacACATTGAATACAAGCACGCAGCACACAAGCAGTCTAATGCACATTTTCATGCCCAATGTCTTGCTTCGCTGCAGCCATTCTAGGACCCGTGACTTCTCTAACATTATCTGCGTATAAAGAAGAGCATTATTCGTTGTACGTTACATTTCAAGACCCTTTGCGAAGGCAGCATCGTTGGACTGTATGTTATAACTTGAGTTACTGGATGAAAGGTTCTGATCAGAAGGTAAGACATGGACTTTCCACGTTGTGTCGGTAAAGAGAAAGGCTCTCTAATGGCTGCCATAGAGTGTTGGGGGCAGGGCGGTGGGTTTTGCAACGCGTTCTTCCCAGAATCAGCGAATCCCTCTGAGCAAGACTCTCTCGTATGAACAGATAAAGTTACCTGCTACGTAACATCACTTATGGCCACGTTTAATATAAAGTTCCGCTGTAGAGCCTGAATAGCTGAATGTGGGAATAATGCTCCGCCATCTTGGATGTAGCGACTTAAGATGAGTCTCCAATAAAACTTCTAGCTTCACTTACCCGTGCTTAGCAGAGCCGTGAGCTGGTAGGCCATTAAGAGTTTAGCTTATCCTAGACTACTTTTTGCAACCATGTGCTATtacgagattttttttttatgccttcttatgttttctttatttagcaAACGAAACCTACTTTTCAAACATCCACAAGACTCGCGGATCTGAAACCTTGGACCGAATACTGCGTAGAAGTGACCGTGTTTACACAAGATATCACAGGCGAAAAAAGTGAAACTGTTTGCGCACAGCCAACTGGTCCAGGTAACGAGACTCCAATGAGACATTTTCCAACAACGCTCGCCTTTTAGTGATGACACCACGTAGGGTATTGAGTAACGTCTTCTGACTTTTTATTCATATGATTTATCGTAAATTAGAAGAGAGTACAAGAAAAGACACTCCTTAAGCATGTCTTATGCATAGACAAGCCTTTGCTTTCACTTGTACTGTAATAGCCCTCTGGCGATGCTGGGAATAGTAAACTCGCTCTTTCTATTGCCCTTAACATCTCCCCGTATGTTATAATTGTCATTGGAACAATAAATCGTACATATTTTGATTCTTTTCCATTCATGCGAGGGCAGGGTATGGCTTATCGGAGCTGCTATAACTTTCCCCAGGGTCATACGGGCTTGGTATGGATTGATTGCCATAAGATTAAATGCTGAAGCTGACCACTGAGAATACACATGGAGTGCGTGTGCGCGCCTGCTCCACACACGTGTATGGGCACACGCGTGTGTAAAATGGACAGAGTGTATTTACACTAATGTCCTCgctgattttactttaaaatgatGGCAACAAGATGGGACTGGTGGGGAGCTGATCCAGCCACATTTCACAAGGAAACAATTTGTTTTACTAatcctggtaaaaaaaaaaaaagaaaaacatatataaaatgattagactaaaaatattattttttttttttcattccgtTTATACCTTTCAGTTGTGGTATTTTATAGATCTTTGCTTATAACCgatgtttatatgttttttatccGTATACTTCAGCTTTGACTACTGGAGGAAGCATAGCGCTGTTTGTGTCCGTTGCCGGTCTGTGTATTGTTATTGCGGGGATCTCCTATGTGATGTACGAACATCACGCGATTATCAAGAGCTGGTTGTACGCGCCGCTGCAAATACCCGTTCACATACAGCAGGTGAGTGCGCGATTATCCTATACCCAGAGACGGGGCTCCGTGTGCTACAAGAGATTAGTAAATAGAGGAGATGGGAAGATCCATAGGTGGCTGGCACTGTTGACCCACGGAATATCACCgcttaatggttttttttttgtaaataaatataaatatacacaattaaCATACTTTAGAACAAATTAGCAGATGGTCTATACACTCGccagcttttaaccccttaatgacatagcccatacatgtacgggcttaaaatgcattgttttcaaagggtttagggaccgcccattatccttaaggggttaaacatgatGGATCATATGGTGTTGGTGAATGAGAGCTGTATGTGGCATACTGAGCTACATGTTCAACAAGTTTCACATACCACGAATCAGAATCTCATCCAACTGGTTCACTGAAGTCATTCAAAACGCTGCTTTTTACTTAAAATAGCAGTTTAATAAAttgtcaatcttttttttttttagctcatgTACGAATAGAATAACAGAAACACATGGTTCCCGCATAAATTAGGTATGAGCTCCTGTTCTATGTAACGTTGCTTTTCCCTGTTTATAGTATTTTGAAGATCATAATGACTTGGACCACGAGGAGGAGAGTGAATCTAAGCCGGCGGAGGCTAACAGCGATCACGTCTCCGTTGTCGAGATCGAAGTCCTACAGGAGAGCAGCCATACCTTTCCAGAAGACAGCAGTTTGTCCGAAAAGACATGAGGAGGACCCATTTAGCTATCAGAGCCTTAAGACGTTGATATTGGGTGTTCATCTCATAGGGCTCACATAAGCCATGGAGCATCAGCTCAAATACGTTGATGAGTAGCAACCCATTGCGGATTCCGGGACAACgctaagaaataaaaatgacacaGCTACATTTTGCTCAGGGGTTTAAATTTGACTCTAAGAAATAGAATATTTGTTCACCCCATGCAcagttatgcatttttttttatttcatcatttCCATCATGCTTCTTTGTGAAAGTAGTAACTACCTTGTGATTTTGACATTTGTTCAAAGAGACACGGACGGGGACCTATTTTGCATCCAAAAGGTGCATTAGTTGAACTGTTGgtaactaataaaataaatcacaaaagtGGAAGGAGGGTATGGTGACTACAGACCGGTGTGCCTCATatcaggttttttttgcaaacgcCAAACTGCTTGTCTGTATTTGGAGAGGAACCTGTTTCGTATGTGATCTTTTGATGGGACTGTGACGGCTAAGATCCCGAACTACGCAAGATGAACCAATCAGGGTTCCAGCAGCACCCCGGGGATCTATGATAGGACTGgtgcttttatattttaatatgttttgtgtatgaCGACGTACCGCTTATGTCAAAGCTGTAGTACGAAAGCTGCATTGCAAATGCAGAATATAATTGTAAAGCTCTACGCCAGTGATCAGTACATTGATCTTTTGTACAAAAATCCGCCCCCCCAATAAAGAAGTGTTACTGCTTCTTTAACATGCCAAGCTCACTCACTTTAAAGCACCTTTAACATTCTCCTTCTGCTGCTGTCATTGAATATAGTTGGTTTAacttatttatgtaaattaagCTGTCATCTGAAAtagattttattctttattaaaccGTGTGAAGAAAATCAGAGTCTAATTTACtcctaaattatgtttttctgaTGTCATTTATGAACACATTGATGGAGACAAGCAACATAATTTCTAACCTCGAGTGCGTTTGCGGTTATTTGCGTCATATGggtgcatatttatttatttacttttttttttttttttttacattcttcacagaaaaaaaaaaaattgtaaagctCGATCGCTGATCAGCTGCACCCATATGACCCAATTAACCACATTAATGTGTTGTAGGCTTTCTTATCCTCCTGAGCCGTGATATAGTAATTTATAGGGTGGTTCCAATGTGAAGAATAGAACTGGCTT
This sequence is a window from Spea bombifrons isolate aSpeBom1 chromosome 2, aSpeBom1.2.pri, whole genome shotgun sequence. Protein-coding genes within it:
- the IFNGR2 gene encoding interferon gamma receptor 2 isoform X1, producing the protein MRRCTPDPASLILLLLGLLPVLLADEFLGQLPAPENVKIHSYNLEKELRWDPVRVLDDRPTTYTAQYKYFADDDDEYTDLCVNVTQTLCDFTEEVRDTWKVILRVQAQQGDLTSNWVQTPVFQATKNTILGPVTSLTLSAYKEEHYSLYVTFQDPLRRQHRWTVCYNLSYWMKGSDQKQTKPTFQTSTRLADLKPWTEYCVEVTVFTQDITGEKSETVCAQPTGPALTTGGSIALFVSVAGLCIVIAGISYVMYEHHAIIKSWLYAPLQIPVHIQQYFEDHNDLDHEEESESKPAEANSDHVSVVEIEVLQESSHTFPEDSSLSEKT
- the IFNGR2 gene encoding interferon gamma receptor 2 isoform X2, encoding MRRCTPDPASLILLLLGLLPVLLADEFLGQLPAPENVKIHSYNLEKELRWDPVRVLDDRPTTYTAQYNFADDDDEYTDLCVNVTQTLCDFTEEVRDTWKVILRVQAQQGDLTSNWVQTPVFQATKNTILGPVTSLTLSAYKEEHYSLYVTFQDPLRRQHRWTVCYNLSYWMKGSDQKQTKPTFQTSTRLADLKPWTEYCVEVTVFTQDITGEKSETVCAQPTGPALTTGGSIALFVSVAGLCIVIAGISYVMYEHHAIIKSWLYAPLQIPVHIQQYFEDHNDLDHEEESESKPAEANSDHVSVVEIEVLQESSHTFPEDSSLSEKT